The Streptomyces sp. NBC_00224 genome contains the following window.
CGTGGCCTCCGGGCCCTTCCAGTACGCGGTCGCCGAGGCGCTGCGGCTGCCGGACTCGTTCACCGACGGGATGCGCGACGAGCTGCGCGGCAAGCGCGACCTGCTGAGCGAGGGCCTGGCGGCGGCGGGCTTCGCGGTGTACCGCCCGGCGGGCACGTACTTCATCACCACCGACATCCGCCCGCTGGGCGAGGAGCTCTCGCACGGCGGCGACGGCTTCGCCTTCTGCCGGGCGCTGCCGGAGCGCTGCGGGGTGGTGGCGATTCCCAACGCCGTCTTCTACGACCACCGGGACGCGGGCGCGCCTTTCGTCCGATTTGCCTTCTGCAAGAGGGAGAGTGTGCTCGAAGAGGCCGTCTCCCGGCTGAAGGCGCTCGCGGGCTGAGCCCGCAGGCCGGCAGGCCCGCGGGACCGACTACGCGCGCGCCCGGAGGTGCACCCTGTCCGCCGAGATCACCGCCCTCGTACGCCGGTCCGGCGCCGCCCTGTCCACACCGCACCGGCTGACCGCGCTGCGCCGGGCGGCGCCCGCGCTCGGGCTGTTCGCCGCCGTCCGGCTCACCGGGATGCTGTGCCTGGCGGGGTGGGCCTGGCATCTGGGGCGCTCGCCGCGCGCGCTGCTCGCGACGACGTGGGACGCCGACTGGTACATCAAGATCGCGGCGAACGGCTACGGGCGGACGCTGTACTGGCCGGGCGGGGCGGTCCAGAGCGACCTGGCGTTCTTCCCCCTCTACCCGAGCCTGCTGCGGGCGGTGACGACGTTCCTGCCGGTGGCGGGCGGCACGGCCGGGCTGCTGGTCTCCTGGACGGCGGCGGCCGCGGCGGCCTGGGGGATCTACGCGGTCGGCGAGCGCCTGGCGGGCCGCCGCACGGCAACGGCCCTCGTCCTGCTGTGGGGCCTGCTGCCGCACTCCATCGTGCTGTCGATGGCGTACACCGAGCCGGTGATGACGGCGCTGGCCGCCTGGTCGCTGTGGGCGCTCCTGGAGCGGCGCTGGCTGTGGGCGGGCGCGCTGGCGGCCCTGGCGGGCCTCTCGCGGCCGAACGCGGTCGCGGTGGCCGCGGCGGTCACGGTGGCGGCCGCGGCGGCGCTGTGGCGCGGCGGGCGGGGCGTACGGCGGGACTGGCGGGTGTGGGCGGCGGGGCTGGCGGCGCCGCTCGGCTGGTGCGGGTACGTCCTGTCGGTCGGCGCCCGAAGAGGTGATCCGCTGCGCGGCTACTTCGCGGTCCAGGCCGGCTGGACGTCGAGGTTCGACTTCGGCCGGGGGTCGCTGCGCTTCGTACGGAAGCTGGCGACGGGGCCGTTCGACCTCGGCTACACGATGGCGTTCCTGATCACGGCGGCGGCGCTGCTCCTGTTCGCCCTGTTCCTGCTGGAGCGCCCGCCCCTGCCCGTGCTCGTCTACACGGCGGTGCTGGTCCTGATCACGGTCGGCGGCGCGGGGTTCTTCGAGTCCAAGCCGAGGTTCCTGCTGCCCGCGTTCCCGCTGCTGCTGCCGCTGGCGGCCGCGCTGGCGAAAGCCCGGCCGAGGGCGGCGGTCACGGTGACCGCGGCCCTGGCCGGGCTTTCGTTCGCGTACGGGGCGTATCTGCTGACGCTGGCCCCGATGGCGCTGTGAGGCGGTGAGCGCCGTGCGTCAGGCGTCGTCGCCGGGGGCGTCGCCCTCGTCGCCCTCGGCCTCCTCGGCGTCCTTCTCCAGGCCGAGCTGCTCCACGAGCCACTTGTCGAACTCGATCGACGCGCGGACCCAGCTGACGGTCGACGACACGAAGTGCTCCAGGGCGACGCCGGTGCCGATCAGCATCTGCGCCTCACCGATGAGGCGGACGGCGCCGTCGTCGTGGGTGTGCGTGTAGACCTTGGGCCACAGGGTGCGGCGGTTCCAGTCGTCGATCGTCTCCAGCAGCGCGAGCTTGTCGTCGATGCTGTGCGGGCGGTCGTAGAAGGTCCGCACCGAGAAGACCTGCTGGTCGTCCTCGCCACGGAACATGAAGTACGTGCGGAACTCCTCCCACGGCGCGGCGAGGTCGCCCTCGTCGTCCACGACGTACTTGAGCTCCATCTGCTCCAGGAGCTGCTTGACCAGATCCTGGTCGGGTACGACGGGCCCGGCCGGTCCACCGGTGGGCTGCGGGCCGGGCTGAGCCCCGAAATTCGGAATCGAGGACGGGTCGATGCTCATCGTGAATCTTCCTTCGTACGGTTCCGGTCATCCTCTCCCATGCCGGGCGGGGGCTGGCAACCCCCGCCACGGGTATCCGCTGACGGCTGACCGAATCCCGGCGCGCGGGCCGGTTCGGGGCGTGTCCTAGAGGGTCTTTCCGGTCGCCGCGCCCACGATCAGCCCTTCCCCGAACCGGTCGACGCGGACCGTGTCGCCGTCCTTGACCTCGCCCGCCAGGATCTCCTTGGCGAGGCGGTCGCCGATGGCGGTCTGGATGAGGCGGCGCAGGGGGCGGGCGCCGTAGGCCGGGTCGTTGCCCTCCTCGGCCAGCCAGGCCAGGGCCTCGGGGGTGACCTCCAGGGTGAGGCGGCGTTCGGCCAGGCGCTTGGCCAGGCGGGCGATCTGGAGCTCCGCGATGTGGGCCAGCTCGTCCTTGGTGAGCGCCGAGAAGACCACCAGGTCGTCCAGGCGGTTCAGGAATTCGGGCTTGAAGGAGGCCCGGACCATCTCCAGAACCTGTCGCTTCTTCTCTTCTTCGCTGGTCAGCGGCTCTACCAGGTACTGGCTGCCCAGGTTCGACGTCAGGACCAGGATCGTGTTGCGGAAGTCGACCGTGCGGCCCTGGCCGTCGGTGAGGCGGCCGTCGTCGAGGACCTGGAGGAGGACGTCGAAGACCTCCGGGTGCGCCTTCTCGACCTCGTCGAGCAGGACCACGCTGTACGGGCGGCGGCGGACCGCCTCGGTGAGCTGGCCGCCCTCCTCGTACCCCACGTACCCGGGCGGGGCGCCGACCAGGCGGGCCACGCTGTGCTTCTCGCCGTACTCCGACATGTCGATGCGGACCATCGCCCGCTCGTCGTCGAAGAGGAAATCGGCCAGCGCTTTGGCCAGTTCCGTCTTGCCCACGCCCGTCGGGCCCAGGAAGAGGAAGGAGCCGGTGGGGCGGTCGGGGTCCGCGATGCCCGCCCGGGTGCGGCGGACCGCGTCCGAGACCGCGCGGACCGCCTCGCCCTGGCCGATCAGCCGGCGGCCCAGCTCGTCCTCCATGCGCAGCAGCTTCTGCGTCTCGCCCTCCAGGAGGCGGCCCGCGGGGATGCCGGTCCAGGCGCCGACCACGTCCGCGATGTCGTCCGGGCCGACCTCGTCCTTGACCATGGTGTCCTTCGAGGCCTCCTGCTCGGCCTCGGACGCCTCCTCCAGCTCGCGCTCCAGGGTCGGGATCTCCCCGTACAGCAGCTTGGAGGCGGTGTCGAAGTCGCCGTCGCGCTGGGCGCGCTCGGCCTGGCCGCGCAGGTCGTCGAGGCGCTCCTTGAGCTCACCGACGCGGTTCAGGCCCTCCTTCTCCTTCTCCCAGCGGGCGGTGAGGCCGCGCAGCTCCTCCTCCTTGTCGGCGAGGTCGCGGCGGATCTTCTCCAGGCGCTCCTTGCTCGCCGCGTCCGTCTCCTTGGAGAGGGCCAGCTCCTCCATGCGCAGCCGGTCGACGGCCCGCTGGAGCTCGTCGATCTCCACGGGGGAGGAGTCGATCTCCATGCGCAGGCGCGAGGCGGCCTCGTCGACCAGGTCGATCGCCTTGTCGGGCAGGAAGCGGGAGGTGATGTAGCGGTCGGACAGGGTCGCGGCCGCCACGAGTGCGCTGTCCGCGATCTGCACCTTGTGGTGCGCCTCGTACCGGCCCTTGAGGCCGCGCAGGATCGCGATGGTGTCCTCGACCGTGGGCTCCGCGACCAGGACCTGCTGGAAGCGGCGCTCCAGGGCGGGGTCCTTCTCGATGCGCTCGCGGTACTCGTCGAGCGTCGTCGCGCCGACCATCCGCAGCTCGCCCCGGGCCAGCATCGGCTTGAGCATGTTGCCCGCGTCCATGGCCGAGTCGCCGCCGGCGCCCGCGCCGACGACCGTGTGCAGCTCGTCGATGAACGTGACGATCTGGCCGTCGCTCGCCTTGATCTCGGAGAGGACGGTCTTGAGTCGCTCCTCGAACTCGCCCCGGTACTTCGCCCCCGCCACCATCGCGCCGAGGTCCAGCGAGACGAGCCGCTTGTTCTTCAGGGACTCGGGGACGTCGCCCTTCACGATCCGCTGGGCCAGGCCCTCCACGACGGCGGTCTTGCCGACGCCGGGCTCACCGATGAGCACCGGGTTGTTCTTGGTGCGCCGGGAGAGCACCTGCACGACCCGGCGGATCTCCTGGTCCCGGCCGATGACCGGGTCGAGCTTGCCCTCGCGGGCCGCGGCCGTGAAGTCCGTGCCGAACTTCTCCAGGGCCTTGTACTGGCCCTCGGGGTCGGGGGTTGTCACCCGCCGTCCTCCTCGTACTGTCTCGAATGCCTCAAGGAGCTTCTTCGCGGTCGCGCCCTGCCGGTCGAGCAGCTCGCCGGTCCGGCCGCCCTTGGCGGCGAGGCCGATGAGCAGGTGCTCGGTGGAGAGGAAGTCGTCGCCCAGTTCCTTGGCGCGCCGCGCGGCGTCGGCGATGACGGCCAGCAGTTCGCGGTCGGGCTGGGGCGGGGCGACCGTGGACCCGGTCACGCTGGGCAGCGCGGCGAGCAGCCGCTCCGCCCCCGACCGTACGGCAGCCTGGTCGGCGTCGACCGCCGCCAGCAGGTCGACGATGTTCTCGTTCTCCTCGCCCATGAGGAGGGCGAGGAGCAGATGCGCGGGCGTCAGGTCCGGGTGTCCGTCGGACACGGCCCGGTTACTGGCCGCGTTGATCGCGTCCCGGCTCTTGTTGGTCAGCTCGGCGTCCACGTGCGGTCTCTCCTCCTCGGCGTAGGTCCCCACTACATGACTCATCCAGCGTACATAAAGTTGAGCCGATTCCGCTCAAGGTGCGGGGACCGGGTTCGGCGTAGGTTTCCGCGCATGACCACGACCACGGAGCCGGCCGCCGCCCCGGCCACCCGCACCCGTACCCCGCTGGACCCCCGGCAGCCCGATCCGGCCTACCTCAGCTTCTGGCGCGAGCGGCACTTGTGCACGCTGACGACCCCGCGCCCGGACGGCAGCCCGCACCTGGTGCCGGTGGGGGTCACCTACGACCCGGAGGCCGGGATCGCGCGGGTTATCGCCAACAAGTCGAGCAAGAAGGTCGCGAACGTGCGGGCCGCCGGGGCGGAGGGGGCGCGGGTGGCGATCTGCCAGGTGGACGGGCGCCGCTGGGCCACTCTTGAGGGCCGGGCGTACGTGGTGACGGAGCCGGGGCCGATCGCCGAGGCGGTGGCGCGGTACGCCGAGCGGTACGGGCGGGTGCCGCGCGAGAACCCGGACCGGGTGCTGATCGAGATCGTCCTGGAGCGGGCGATGGGCAAGGGCTGAGCGCGGATGCCGTCGCGCGCGTGCGCGCGCAGCACAGCGGCGCCACCGTGTTCAGGTCCACGATGGCGCCGCTGTGTGGGGGAAGCGCCTGAGCGATTTACAACGACGGGGGAATCGCTTCAGGCGCTGCGGGGGGTGGCGGTAGATGACTCGGGGTCGAACAGTTCGTGGTCACGCTGATCCAGATTGACGAACACCATGCCGTACCGCACGGCACAGCGAATCGGCTGCGGCGCCCCTCGTGGCCGGCGGAGGCACCGGTAGGCACGGACGTCCTCGTCGTCCTCGCGAGCGACCAGGATCGGCTCGCCGAACAGGGTGACCATCAACGAATCGCCACCGTGCGGAATAGCCGTGACGAGGTCGATGAAGTGCCACCCCGAGCGGTAGGCCGTGGCCATCTCGCGCCGGAAGACCCGGTCGTCCGGAGGGAGGCTCATGCGCCGACACCCCCGGGCGCGACCTCCCAGGTGGGCTCACCCGGAGAAGCCAGGACCCGCGTCACCGGCTTGTGCTCCCAGGTGGGCTCTCCCGGAGCCGCTACGGTTCCGTGGGACGGCTTGCTCTCCCACGTGGGTTCCCCACTCGCGGCGAGAGCGCAAAGAGCAGCCGTGACAACGGCTATAGCGCTGAGTGCTCGAACCATCCTGCTCATGGCCGATCTCCACCTCTTTATGATCATTCCCTCCCCCCGCGCATAAGACGATGGCTCACTCTGAGCGCTTCCACCAGCGAGGCCAGGCATCATGTTCCTGTAATTCAGGAGTATGAGGGGGGTGTAATCCGGTTGTATCAGGGGCACTTCGGACATAGTCATGGCCCTACAGACCTGTGCGAGATGGGCAAGACCCTCTACGGCACCGCGTTGCGTACCGGCGGAATAACTCGCACGGAAGCCCAGGCCGCTCCCTGTCTCATCGATCTCGCGCTGCTGCGGCCCGATGCGGAGGACGCGGAGCAGCTGCGGCCGGTCCCTCCCTCCGTCGTCCTGAACCAGCTCGTGCAGCCGCTCGAACGCGAGATCCAGGAGCGCAGGAAGCTGTCGATGTCGCTGGCCAGCACCTTCGAGCCATTCATGGCCATCACCAGCGAAGACGCGGCAAGCACCCATGCGATCACGGTCCTTGAGGGACTCGAACTCATCAACGCGACGCTGGACCGCGTCATCGACGAGTGCACCAAGGAGCTGCTCACCATCCAGCCCGGCAGCGGGCGCAGACCCGAGACCCTGGAGTCGGGCCTGCGCCGGGTCCAGCCGCTGCTCGACCGGGGCGTCGACATGCGCACCCTCTATCAGCACACCTCCCGCCACCACTCCGCGACGATCGGATATGTGGAGCGCATCGCGCCGTACGGCCTTGAGGTCCGCACGCTGGAAGAGATCATCGACCGGCTGATCATCGTGGACCGCCGGGTCGCCTTCATCCCCGCGCGCAGCGACCGCCGGGTCGCGCTCGAACTGCGGCACGAGGGCCTGGTGCAGTATCTGGTCGGCGTCTTCGACCAGTTCTGGCTGCACGCGGTGCCGTGGGAGGAGGAAGTCCCGTACGCCCAGAAGGCGGAGGGCATCACGGGCGTCCAGCGCTCCATCGCCAAGCTCCTGGTGGAGGGGCACGTGGACGACTCGATCGCACGCCGGCTCGGTATGAACGTACGTACCTGCCGCGCGCACATCGCCAAGCTGAACGCCGCTCTCGGCAGCGGCAGCCGCGCCCAGCTCGGCTATCTCATCGCCCAGTCCGGAATCCTGGAGCAGGACAGTTGAACGCGTTGCCCGACGTCGCACCGGAGGAGCCTGTCGTCGAGTTCGACGCCGACGCGGGCACCGTCACGGTCTCCGGTGAGGGCCTTCCCGCCGTCGCGCTGCGCCGCACCGGCGGGAAGGCGAACGACCACACGCCCGTCGGCACCCGCGACGCCGGTCTGCTCACGCTGGCCGTGGACGGCGAGCCGGCCCGTATCTCGATCGCCAAGGGGCGCCTGACCCGGCGCTCCTACCGGGTGGACGTCCGCTGCGGCACGGCGAAGTACCGGCTGGCGCCCGACTCCATCGCGGGCAGCCGGCTCGTGCGGGACGGGCGGCGGCTCGGCACCCTGATGTGCGACGGGGACGGACGCGTGGAGGCGGACTGGCACGACGGTGCGAAGGTGCTGCCGCTCGATGTGTCGATGGGGTACGCGCTGGCCGCCGGGTTCGGCACGGGGGCGCAGCCGATGTGGATGACGGCGACGGAGATCGTGGCGGACCTGCTGAACTGAGCGGTTCGGTGGGCGGTGACTTTGGCTGCGGCTCGGTGGGGGCTGGTCGCGCAGTTCCCCGCGCCCCTAGGAGGTTGGGCCCGCCGGGGTTGCCACGGGGATCGCCCCGCAGGGGCGCACTTAGGGGCGCGGGGAACTGCGCGACCAGCCACAGACGGTCCGCAGACAAACCCCGGGCCCCCTACACGTGCGGGTGGCTGCCCGGTGGCTCGTCGTCGTCCGCGGCTCGGCCCCGCTGGCGCCCGCGCGGGCGGTGCGGCATCAGGTCCTTGCCGCGCGCCTCGCCGGTGCCGACGATCGGCAGGGGGTGCGCGGGGCGGCCGTCGGGGGACTGGGGGAACTGCAACAGCCGCCCGGGCGCGGGTGTTTGACCGGCCTCGGGATGCCCGGCCGCGTCCCGCCCGCCGTCGCCACCGGGGTACGCGTCCCCCTCCGGTGGGCGCCCCGTCCGCTGCGTACCGTCGCCGCCCCAGTCACCGGCGGGCTCGGCCGCGGCCGCCCGGCGGCTGACGCGGGCGTGCTCCTCCCAGCCCTCCCGGAACCAGCGGAGCTGCTCGTGCTGGAGCTCCTCGTCGGTGAGGACACGTATGCCGTCGAGGCCGGCGCGCCGGACCTTCTCGCCCAGCTCGATCAGCAGGCCGCCCAACAGCTGGGCCAGCCCGTCCTGTTCGGCCCCTGATCCGTCGTCGTCCGCCATCCCCGCCCCCCCTTCACACCCCCGGGCTGCCGGCCCCCTCGCCGCTCTCCGGCAGGAACGCCTTCGTCACGCGTACGAAGAGCTCCCGCAGTTCGGGAGGCACCCCCATGCGGCGGGCGGCCTCCTCGGGGCTGAGCTGAGGGCCATCCACGTCCTGCCCGCCCCGGGTCACGGCAATCGGCAGATCGTCCTCGGAGAGCCGCCCGGACCGGATGAGCATGTCCCGCAGCGGTACGCCGAGCACGGCCGCCAGTCTGCGCATGGTCTCCAGGTCCGGCATGCTCTGGCGCTGCAACAGCCTGCTCACGGCGGCCCGGTGGACCCCGGCGTCGTCCGCGAGCTTCGACTTGCCGCCGCCGCGCGGGCTGTCGATGTCGTAGTGACGCAGCCGCATCAGGCGCTCGATCCAGGTGGCGAACTCTTCGAGCCCGGCCGCGTGGCTCCGGCCGCCGTCGCCGCGGTAGCCCTGCTCGTTGCGGGCGCCGGCCCGTGCGCTCGAACCCATGTGGTCGCTCTCCCTCGTCGCGGGGAACAGCGTACTCCTGGCGCACTCGCGCGACAGTAGGTGCGCGCTCGCACGCAGAGTTCGCTTGCGTACGCGCACGCACCGTGTCACCCTGATCACGCGTTCGCAATTTGCCGAACTCGTGTTCCCATACGTGGGGAGGGGTTTGCACGTGCCCGCACACATGACCGCTCCAAAGACGCCCTTGACCTCGGACTTATCCCGATCGGCGGACGACCTCGACTGGCGCAGGGCCGCCGCCTGCGCAAACCTCCCGCAACGCTCCGTATTCGCCCGCGTTCCCTCCGAAGCCGAACCGGTATTGCGAGCATGCAACCAGTGCCCCATCCGTCGGGAGTGCGAGGTGGTCGTCGACCCCGCGCACACCTTCTTCGACGGGGTGAGCGGCGGACGGCTCTGGCGCAACGGCCGCGAGGTCAAACGGACCACGGCACACGCCTCCCGGCAGGCGGGGCGATGAGGACCGAGGGCACGGGCACGGTGAACCCCACGAGCGCGGACGCCGGTGCGGTGTGGCTGGAGTCGCTGGCCCGCCGGTTCCCCGACCTCCTCGCGGAACTGGCCCCGTCCCCCACGGGCCTGCGCGAACGGCCCGGCGGCGGGGCCGCGCGCTCCACCACCGCCCCGATCCGGCTGCACATCTCCGACGCCGTACGGGACATCACCGACGGCGTGGTCGAACTGGAGGAGGCGGTACGGGAGCGGCTCGGCCTGCGCCCGGCGGCCCCGGCCCCGGTGGTGGCCCGGCTGCGCCGCATCGCCGGACTCCTGGACCGCGTAAGGGAGTTGCCCGACCTCGCCGAGCACCTGACGGAGGAGACCCGGCGCATGGCCCGGCGCTGCGCCCGCGAACTCGGGGACCCGGAGCAGATGATCCGGCTCGACGGGCGCTGCCCCGCGTGCGACTCGGTGTCGCTGCGCATCTTCCCGGAGCGCGGCGCCGTGCTCTGCGTGAACCCCGTCTGCCGCCATGTGGTGGAGACGGCCCCAGGGGATTCGGCCCCGGGGGAGGCTTCGTGAGCACGTGTCTGGTCTCCGGCGACCTCGCCGCCGCCGAAGTCGCCGTCTCGCCCTCGACGATTCGCAAGTGGGTCCAGCTGGGACATCTCAGATCCGCGGGCCGCCAGGGGCGCAGGCTGCTCTACCGGCTTGAGGACGTTTTCGCGGCGGAGCGTTCCGTACATCGCGAAGAGATCGAATAAAGATCCTTTCCATAATCCCCCATGGCCTCACCCGTCCCAGGGTGGGGCCATTTTCCGTGCGGGCGCACCGGCCCCAAATGCCCCCGGAGAAAGTCTGGTTGCACAATCGGCGGCCATGGATCACACTTGATGCAGCGGCAGAGCTGCGCCCGTATACCGGGCGACGGGTCTGCCGCTTCGCGTTGGCGCCTCGTGTTGGCACTTCCTGCCGCGAAGATCACATTCCGCCAATCCAACGGCGGAACGCCGCAGTTGCACGCCCTGGCGCATTAACCACCCGTACACCCCGCACACCGTCGACGCACCTCGCCCGCATGGCTACCTTTTGCGCTCTCATTCGAGCAATTCACGCCAAAGGGAGCCCGAAATGGCGAGGACGGCGAGAAAGACGCGAACGGACAGCGCAGAGGCCCGAATTCACGCATGGCTGGTCGGGCACAGCCTTACCTTCCTGCGCCTCAGCATGGGCGCGGTAATGCTCGGTTTCGGCATTCTCAAATACTTCCCGGATCTGAGTCCGGCCCAAGGGCTCGTCGTCGCCACGCTGCACCGGCTGACGGCGGGCCTGGTGCCGGGCGTGGTGTCCGGGAGAGCGGCGATGGACTGCGTCGCCACGCTGGAGTGCTCCATCGGGCTGCTGCTTCTCACCGGGCGGTGGATGCGCCCGACGGTCGCCCTTCTCCTGGTCCACCTCGTCGGCATCCTCAGCCCGGTGCTCCTGCTGCCCGGGCGGGTGTTCGGCGGGCCGCACCACATGCCCACCCTCGAAGGCCAGTACGTCCTCAAGGACGTGATCCTGCTCGCCGCCGGGCTCGTCATCGCCACCACGGTCCGCGGCAGTGCTCTGACCGTCCGCCAGCAAGCGCTGGACGACAGCCCGGCCGGCGTCACCCACAGCACGCCGGAGGGCATCCCGAAAGGAAACTAACCAGTGGATCAGATCCTGTTCTGGAACGCGGTCGCCCTGGAGGCCGACCGCACGGCCCACACCACGGGCGCCCCCGCCGAGGCCGGCACCCGGGGCCCCTGCGGCGCCTCCCGGGCGCTGGCGATGACCCATCTCGCCATGCACGACGCCTACTTCGGCATCCACCCCGGCCACGACTGCTACCTGGGCGGCTCGCTGCCCCAGGCCCCGGTCGGCGCCTCCTCCGACGCGGCCATCGCCGCCGCCGCGCACGCCACCCTCAGCGTGCTCTACCCGACCCAGAAGGACTACTTCAACGCCCAGCACCGGGCCGCCGGGCTCCCCGCGGGCCAGGGGACCAGCGACGGCCACGCCTTCGGCCTGCGGGTCGCCGGGGTGCTCCAGTCGCTGCGCAGGAACGACCCCGGCCTCGGCGACGACGGCTACGTCTACTCGGTCGACCGGCTGCACCACCGGCCCGACCCGGTCGACCCGGGCCAGGGCGCGTACGCCGCGTTCTACGGCGCCCGCTCCCACCTGTTCGCGGCGACCACCCGCCACCACCT
Protein-coding sequences here:
- a CDS encoding glycosyltransferase family 39 protein, with the protein product MLCLAGWAWHLGRSPRALLATTWDADWYIKIAANGYGRTLYWPGGAVQSDLAFFPLYPSLLRAVTTFLPVAGGTAGLLVSWTAAAAAAWGIYAVGERLAGRRTATALVLLWGLLPHSIVLSMAYTEPVMTALAAWSLWALLERRWLWAGALAALAGLSRPNAVAVAAAVTVAAAAALWRGGRGVRRDWRVWAAGLAAPLGWCGYVLSVGARRGDPLRGYFAVQAGWTSRFDFGRGSLRFVRKLATGPFDLGYTMAFLITAAALLLFALFLLERPPLPVLVYTAVLVLITVGGAGFFESKPRFLLPAFPLLLPLAAALAKARPRAAVTVTAALAGLSFAYGAYLLTLAPMAL
- a CDS encoding YbjN domain-containing protein, whose protein sequence is MSIDPSSIPNFGAQPGPQPTGGPAGPVVPDQDLVKQLLEQMELKYVVDDEGDLAAPWEEFRTYFMFRGEDDQQVFSVRTFYDRPHSIDDKLALLETIDDWNRRTLWPKVYTHTHDDGAVRLIGEAQMLIGTGVALEHFVSSTVSWVRASIEFDKWLVEQLGLEKDAEEAEGDEGDAPGDDA
- the clpB gene encoding ATP-dependent chaperone ClpB; protein product: MDAELTNKSRDAINAASNRAVSDGHPDLTPAHLLLALLMGEENENIVDLLAAVDADQAAVRSGAERLLAALPSVTGSTVAPPQPDRELLAVIADAARRAKELGDDFLSTEHLLIGLAAKGGRTGELLDRQGATAKKLLEAFETVRGGRRVTTPDPEGQYKALEKFGTDFTAAAREGKLDPVIGRDQEIRRVVQVLSRRTKNNPVLIGEPGVGKTAVVEGLAQRIVKGDVPESLKNKRLVSLDLGAMVAGAKYRGEFEERLKTVLSEIKASDGQIVTFIDELHTVVGAGAGGDSAMDAGNMLKPMLARGELRMVGATTLDEYRERIEKDPALERRFQQVLVAEPTVEDTIAILRGLKGRYEAHHKVQIADSALVAAATLSDRYITSRFLPDKAIDLVDEAASRLRMEIDSSPVEIDELQRAVDRLRMEELALSKETDAASKERLEKIRRDLADKEEELRGLTARWEKEKEGLNRVGELKERLDDLRGQAERAQRDGDFDTASKLLYGEIPTLERELEEASEAEQEASKDTMVKDEVGPDDIADVVGAWTGIPAGRLLEGETQKLLRMEDELGRRLIGQGEAVRAVSDAVRRTRAGIADPDRPTGSFLFLGPTGVGKTELAKALADFLFDDERAMVRIDMSEYGEKHSVARLVGAPPGYVGYEEGGQLTEAVRRRPYSVVLLDEVEKAHPEVFDVLLQVLDDGRLTDGQGRTVDFRNTILVLTSNLGSQYLVEPLTSEEEKKRQVLEMVRASFKPEFLNRLDDLVVFSALTKDELAHIAELQIARLAKRLAERRLTLEVTPEALAWLAEEGNDPAYGARPLRRLIQTAIGDRLAKEILAGEVKDGDTVRVDRFGEGLIVGAATGKTL
- a CDS encoding pyridoxamine 5'-phosphate oxidase family protein; translated protein: MTTTTEPAAAPATRTRTPLDPRQPDPAYLSFWRERHLCTLTTPRPDGSPHLVPVGVTYDPEAGIARVIANKSSKKVANVRAAGAEGARVAICQVDGRRWATLEGRAYVVTEPGPIAEAVARYAERYGRVPRENPDRVLIEIVLERAMGKG
- a CDS encoding (2Fe-2S)-binding protein — encoded protein: MSLPPDDRVFRREMATAYRSGWHFIDLVTAIPHGGDSLMVTLFGEPILVAREDDEDVRAYRCLRRPRGAPQPIRCAVRYGMVFVNLDQRDHELFDPESSTATPRSA
- a CDS encoding helix-turn-helix transcriptional regulator; its protein translation is MGKTLYGTALRTGGITRTEAQAAPCLIDLALLRPDAEDAEQLRPVPPSVVLNQLVQPLEREIQERRKLSMSLASTFEPFMAITSEDAASTHAITVLEGLELINATLDRVIDECTKELLTIQPGSGRRPETLESGLRRVQPLLDRGVDMRTLYQHTSRHHSATIGYVERIAPYGLEVRTLEEIIDRLIIVDRRVAFIPARSDRRVALELRHEGLVQYLVGVFDQFWLHAVPWEEEVPYAQKAEGITGVQRSIAKLLVEGHVDDSIARRLGMNVRTCRAHIAKLNAALGSGSRAQLGYLIAQSGILEQDS
- a CDS encoding helix-turn-helix domain-containing protein, which translates into the protein MRLRHYDIDSPRGGGKSKLADDAGVHRAAVSRLLQRQSMPDLETMRRLAAVLGVPLRDMLIRSGRLSEDDLPIAVTRGGQDVDGPQLSPEEAARRMGVPPELRELFVRVTKAFLPESGEGAGSPGV
- a CDS encoding helix-turn-helix domain-containing protein, producing MSTCLVSGDLAAAEVAVSPSTIRKWVQLGHLRSAGRQGRRLLYRLEDVFAAERSVHREEIE